In Arthrobacter citreus, a single genomic region encodes these proteins:
- a CDS encoding response regulator transcription factor, with amino-acid sequence MKTRIAIVDDHKLFREGIKRILDFEESFDVVAEGSDGTEVVGIMDQHQVDILIVDINMPNMNGVTATKALLEKYPDAKVIILSIHDDESYVTHVLKVGARGYLLKEMDSDTLIEAIKVVTKGGCYLHPKITHNLVEEFRRLSLKEQLFKSREVEVRRPLHLLTRRECEVLQMLADGKSNRAIGEALFISEKTVKNHVSNILQKLEVNDRTHAVVTAIRNAWVEVK; translated from the coding sequence ATGAAAACTAGAATTGCGATTGTAGATGATCATAAATTGTTTCGAGAAGGAATTAAGAGAATCCTAGATTTTGAAGAAAGTTTTGATGTTGTTGCTGAAGGTTCAGACGGTACAGAAGTTGTGGGTATCATGGATCAACATCAAGTAGATATATTAATTGTTGATATCAACATGCCGAATATGAACGGAGTAACTGCTACAAAGGCACTGCTAGAAAAATATCCTGATGCTAAAGTTATCATTTTGTCTATTCACGATGATGAATCATATGTAACTCATGTTCTAAAAGTAGGAGCAAGAGGCTATTTATTAAAAGAAATGGACTCAGATACTTTGATTGAAGCAATTAAGGTTGTCACAAAAGGCGGATGCTATTTACATCCTAAGATTACTCATAATCTAGTAGAAGAATTTAGACGTTTATCGTTAAAAGAACAATTATTTAAATCTCGCGAAGTAGAAGTGCGTCGTCCGCTACATTTACTGACAAGAAGAGAATGTGAAGTACTCCAAATGTTAGCAGACGGCAAAAGTAACCGTGCAATTGGTGAAGCGCTTTTCATTAGTGAAAAAACTGTAAAAAATCATGTAAGTAATATTTTACAAAAACTAGAAGTAAATGACCGTACTCATGCTGTTGTAACGGCTATACGTAATGCTTGGGTAGAAGTGAAATAA
- a CDS encoding sensor histidine kinase has translation MTARKMDNQTLDEIMDNMLSSVIDSKSHVFGIVEDTRSEYENLRVELEEVKVQVVEKIENTARLDLLARTAKQRLTEVDQNYMKFTNSEIKAAYDIAQNIQEDFLLSLKEEKVLIHKRKELEGKLQTLLEKLQRAELIISRISIVLNYLNTDFEQVSHLLEDTQQRQQFGLQVLHAKEEERLKLSREIHDGPAQMLASILMRSDFLIKTYCQRPQEDAKKELSDMKEQVRNALGEVRRIIYDLRPRALEDLGLVLALNKYFKSLESHNHIEIKFENYGYENRSLNSKIEVAIFRLIQEAVQNACKHANPSTIFVKIEFFRNKINLLIKDDGVGFPVELRQSENSFGLTGMKERVDLLNGHFKIESLINVGTTIQIDLEIKTENEVELEI, from the coding sequence ATGACAGCTAGGAAAATGGACAATCAGACACTAGACGAAATAATGGATAATATGCTCTCTTCTGTTATAGATAGTAAGTCCCACGTGTTCGGAATTGTTGAAGATACTCGCTCTGAATATGAGAATTTAAGAGTAGAGCTTGAAGAAGTAAAAGTTCAAGTAGTAGAGAAGATTGAAAATACAGCTAGATTAGATTTATTAGCGAGAACGGCAAAACAAAGGTTAACGGAAGTAGATCAAAACTACATGAAGTTTACTAATTCCGAAATAAAGGCTGCATATGATATAGCCCAAAACATACAGGAAGATTTTCTTCTTTCATTAAAAGAAGAAAAAGTTCTAATCCATAAAAGAAAAGAATTAGAAGGTAAACTTCAGACTTTGCTTGAAAAACTGCAAAGAGCCGAATTAATCATTTCCCGTATTTCAATTGTTTTAAACTATCTTAATACTGACTTTGAGCAAGTTAGTCATTTACTTGAAGATACACAACAGAGGCAACAATTCGGATTGCAAGTATTGCATGCTAAGGAAGAAGAACGTTTAAAATTATCTCGTGAAATTCATGATGGCCCTGCACAAATGTTAGCGAGTATATTAATGCGTTCAGATTTTTTAATTAAAACTTATTGTCAAAGACCGCAAGAAGATGCCAAGAAAGAACTTAGTGATATGAAGGAACAGGTCCGCAATGCACTAGGGGAAGTAAGAAGGATTATTTATGATTTACGCCCGAGGGCATTAGAAGATTTAGGTCTAGTTTTGGCACTAAATAAATATTTTAAGTCGCTTGAGTCTCATAACCATATTGAAATAAAATTTGAGAATTATGGGTACGAGAATAGAAGTTTAAATTCAAAAATAGAAGTTGCTATTTTTAGATTGATTCAAGAGGCAGTTCAAAATGCTTGTAAGCATGCCAATCCTTCAACGATTTTTGTCAAAATAGAATTTTTTAGAAATAAAATTAATCTCTTGATTAAGGATGACGGAGTAGGATTTCCTGTTGAATTAAGGCAAAGTGAAAATTCATTTGGATTAACAGGTATGAAAGAGCGCGTTGATTTGTTAAATGGTCATTTCAAAATCGAATCACTCATAAATGTTGGTACAACTATTCAAATAGATTTAGAAATAAAAACTGAGAATGAGGTAGAATTGGAAATATAA
- a CDS encoding LytR family transcriptional regulator, whose amino-acid sequence MNQNHSRKMAKKRKKKKRSVIGRVLLLVIILALIFVGYKGVRTYLELNKATKGEDISSNLRNEKVAISKDPISILFLGIENYATGGKGGRTDSMILATFNPKEETIKTMSIPRDTYVDIPGHAEKTKINHAYAYGGLQLTVDTVENFLNVPIDYYVTVDFNGFKNIVDAVGGIDVDVPFDFWENTDTHPRKKVYFTKGMMHLNGQQALAYARMRKRDPRGDFGREERQQQVIKSILAEIKSPETIMKMDEYAKVFSKNVSTNMKLSGGISLAKHLPNISPTDLETLKLEGHDATINKIYYYVPEEQSVQDISSKFRVHLGLDKPPAKSTSNPDQGSGNENSTSQ is encoded by the coding sequence ATGAATCAGAATCATTCTCGAAAAATGGCCAAGAAAAGAAAAAAGAAAAAGCGAAGTGTTATTGGTAGAGTATTATTACTAGTGATAATACTTGCCTTAATTTTTGTAGGATATAAAGGTGTTAGAACATATCTTGAATTAAATAAAGCAACAAAAGGTGAGGATATTTCGTCAAATTTAAGAAATGAAAAAGTTGCTATTTCGAAAGATCCAATTTCTATTCTCTTCTTAGGGATTGAAAACTATGCGACTGGTGGCAAAGGCGGACGAACTGACTCGATGATTTTGGCTACCTTTAATCCGAAAGAAGAAACAATAAAAACAATGAGTATTCCTCGTGATACATATGTAGATATTCCAGGTCACGCAGAAAAAACTAAAATAAATCATGCATACGCATATGGTGGTTTACAATTAACAGTTGATACTGTTGAAAATTTCTTAAATGTACCAATTGATTACTACGTTACAGTGGATTTTAATGGCTTTAAAAATATTGTTGATGCAGTTGGTGGAATTGATGTTGATGTACCATTTGACTTCTGGGAAAATACTGATACTCACCCAAGGAAAAAGGTTTACTTTACAAAAGGTATGATGCATTTAAATGGCCAACAGGCATTAGCGTATGCGCGTATGCGTAAACGTGATCCAAGAGGTGATTTTGGACGTGAAGAAAGACAGCAACAAGTAATTAAGTCGATATTAGCTGAGATTAAATCACCGGAAACAATTATGAAGATGGATGAATATGCAAAGGTATTTAGTAAAAACGTTAGCACGAATATGAAATTGAGTGGTGGTATTTCGCTTGCTAAACATTTACCAAACATCTCTCCAACTGATTTAGAAACATTAAAATTAGAAGGTCATGATGCTACAATCAACAAGATTTACTACTATGTTCCTGAAGAACAAAGTGTACAAGATATTTCTAGTAAGTTCCGTGTACACCTAGGTTTAGATAAACCACCTGCAAAGAGTACGTCTAATCCGGATCAAGGATCTGGAAATGAGAATAGTACCAGTCAATAA
- a CDS encoding YigZ family protein, translating to MLASYFTVRGYGSHEIEIEKSKFICYIKEAKTEGDAQQFISEIKKKHFDASHNCSAYLIGENDEIQKANDDGEPSGTAGVPMLEVLKKRGLKDTVVVVTRYFGGKKLGAGGLIRAYGQAVSEGLNAVGIVERSLVKVMYIKINYKLLGKVEFALRNSHYHLENVSHLDEVSFELWIKVDEVDSFKSWIIELTNGSCQINESIVKYM from the coding sequence ATGCTAGCGAGTTATTTCACTGTTCGTGGCTATGGAAGTCACGAGATTGAGATCGAAAAATCGAAATTTATTTGTTATATAAAAGAAGCAAAAACTGAAGGTGATGCGCAACAATTCATTTCGGAAATTAAAAAAAAGCATTTTGATGCTTCTCATAATTGCTCTGCTTATTTAATCGGTGAAAATGATGAAATCCAGAAGGCTAATGATGACGGTGAACCGAGTGGTACTGCTGGGGTACCAATGCTAGAGGTTTTAAAAAAGCGAGGGTTAAAAGATACGGTTGTTGTAGTTACAAGATACTTCGGTGGAAAAAAACTTGGTGCAGGTGGGCTAATTCGCGCTTATGGACAAGCGGTTAGTGAAGGTTTAAATGCTGTTGGGATTGTTGAACGTTCTTTAGTTAAAGTAATGTATATAAAAATTAATTATAAATTATTAGGTAAAGTTGAGTTCGCATTACGTAATTCGCATTATCATTTAGAAAATGTTAGCCATTTAGATGAAGTAAGCTTTGAACTTTGGATAAAAGTTGATGAAGTTGATAGCTTCAAAAGCTGGATAATTGAGTTAACAAATGGTAGTTGCCAGATAAATGAAAGTATTGTTAAATACATGTAG
- a CDS encoding exopolysaccharide biosynthesis polyprenyl glycosylphosphotransferase, producing MALQNTQQKVESRYSIQQFESLKKKSIFYSFIKRTMDIVFALFAFVISLPFVLFFIALIKIDSPGPALFIQERVGLNGKIFNIYKLRTMRMDAEVNGPQWASTDDPRITKLGHFLRKTRIDELPQFVNVLRGDMSLVGPRPERAFFLVKFNHEVPGFTNRLTVKPGLTGWAQVNGGYELSPKEKLVLDLHYIEHQSIILDIRIMFKTIKVVLTGEGAR from the coding sequence ATGGCCTTACAGAATACTCAACAAAAGGTTGAAAGCCGATATTCTATTCAACAATTTGAGTCATTAAAAAAGAAAAGTATTTTTTATTCATTTATAAAAAGAACGATGGACATAGTCTTTGCGTTGTTCGCATTTGTCATTTCTTTACCATTTGTTTTGTTCTTTATTGCATTAATTAAAATTGATTCTCCTGGACCAGCTCTTTTTATACAGGAACGAGTTGGATTAAACGGTAAAATTTTTAATATATACAAGTTAAGAACAATGCGTATGGATGCAGAGGTAAATGGACCACAATGGGCTAGTACAGATGATCCTCGAATTACAAAGCTTGGGCACTTCCTGCGAAAAACTCGTATCGATGAATTACCACAGTTTGTCAATGTACTACGTGGTGATATGAGTCTTGTTGGACCGAGACCAGAAAGAGCATTTTTTTTAGTAAAATTTAATCATGAAGTACCAGGCTTTACTAATCGATTAACCGTGAAACCTGGATTAACTGGTTGGGCACAAGTAAATGGTGGATATGAATTATCACCTAAAGAAAAATTAGTTTTGGATTTACATTATATTGAACATCAGTCCATCATATTAGACATTCGAATAATGTTTAAAACAATAAAAGTTGTCTTAACTGGTGAAGGTGCTCGTTAA
- a CDS encoding transglycosylase SLT domain-containing protein — protein MKSFVLKFGLLTALTVSLFNGKASAESNTDWASKCGNASKTTSPTPQQVNCLLTYAAINADIPPEVVKAIAWKESDWNQSKKTQDGGTGIMQITQDLKQPKYDQKRLEDDIAYNIQAGVEVLNEKYNLKTEDGTYLLPRITSESRHIIENWYFAVMAYNGNVPANSPLKQADGSVNIDAYQEQVFQIIEGQSYLRLNDNSPSILAKYPFKTTDFIYDTKSSAPIIFKVPLYPIDKGLHESPFFMKKEDIAYVTVDGANLRTEPNTVDNPDKPKPEKLSKFTPLTIYGDIQFDTQSDKNKFAWFKVKKADGKLGFISSAYITKKNDLSNPLVTGVANGKFYNKDVKIHFNEGTATLNGSRINNDYLVTKAGRYSLVVKDSVMNTTTINFTIDKTKPSTPSMNTITDHSTTITGTAEAGSTVKLYISGKYQKSTTAASNKSYKFTISRQKSGATVIVTATDKAGNVSANKSLKVLDKTAPAVPTVNKVTTKSRTVTGSAEKYATVKVYRGSTLIGHATVNSSGRFSVSIKAQSANTSLKVYAVDKSGNKSVRTIKVVK, from the coding sequence ATGAAGTCTTTTGTTCTAAAATTTGGCTTACTTACTGCTTTAACAGTAAGTTTATTTAATGGTAAAGCCAGTGCTGAATCAAACACTGATTGGGCTTCAAAGTGTGGTAACGCTAGCAAAACTACATCACCTACGCCTCAACAAGTTAATTGCTTACTGACTTATGCGGCAATTAACGCTGATATACCACCTGAAGTTGTAAAAGCAATTGCCTGGAAAGAGTCTGATTGGAATCAATCGAAGAAAACTCAAGATGGCGGAACCGGAATTATGCAAATTACACAAGATCTGAAACAACCTAAATATGATCAGAAAAGATTGGAAGATGATATTGCATATAATATTCAAGCTGGTGTTGAGGTATTAAACGAGAAATATAATTTAAAAACAGAAGATGGCACGTACTTATTGCCAAGAATTACTAGTGAAAGTCGCCATATTATTGAAAACTGGTACTTTGCCGTTATGGCCTATAATGGAAATGTACCTGCAAATAGCCCTTTAAAACAGGCAGATGGTTCTGTAAATATAGATGCTTATCAAGAACAAGTATTTCAAATTATAGAAGGTCAAAGTTATTTAAGGCTTAATGATAATAGCCCATCGATTTTAGCTAAGTATCCATTTAAAACGACAGATTTTATATACGATACAAAAAGCAGTGCACCAATTATTTTCAAAGTTCCACTTTATCCAATTGATAAAGGACTTCATGAGTCTCCTTTCTTCATGAAAAAGGAAGACATTGCGTATGTTACTGTGGATGGAGCGAACTTAAGAACGGAACCAAATACGGTTGATAATCCTGATAAACCTAAACCGGAAAAACTATCGAAATTTACTCCATTAACAATTTACGGCGATATTCAGTTCGATACACAGAGTGATAAAAACAAGTTCGCTTGGTTTAAAGTGAAAAAGGCGGATGGGAAATTGGGGTTTATTTCATCAGCATATATTACGAAAAAAAATGATTTATCTAATCCTTTAGTTACCGGAGTTGCCAATGGAAAATTCTACAATAAAGATGTGAAAATCCACTTTAATGAAGGAACCGCGACATTAAATGGATCACGAATTAATAATGACTATCTAGTTACAAAAGCAGGCCGCTATTCACTTGTAGTGAAGGATTCAGTGATGAACACAACAACGATCAACTTTACCATTGATAAAACAAAACCTTCTACACCTTCAATGAATACGATCACTGATCATTCAACTACTATAACTGGGACAGCAGAAGCTGGTTCTACAGTTAAACTATATATTAGTGGCAAGTATCAAAAAAGCACAACAGCTGCTTCGAATAAAAGCTACAAATTTACAATATCAAGGCAAAAAAGTGGAGCTACAGTTATTGTAACTGCTACTGATAAGGCTGGAAATGTAAGTGCGAATAAGTCGTTAAAAGTGTTAGATAAAACAGCTCCAGCTGTGCCGACGGTTAATAAGGTAACAACTAAATCAAGAACTGTGACTGGTAGTGCGGAGAAATATGCAACAGTAAAGGTTTATAGAGGTAGTACTTTAATCGGTCACGCTACAGTTAATTCTAGTGGTAGATTTTCTGTGTCTATAAAAGCGCAAAGTGCGAATACTAGTTTAAAAGTTTATGCTGTTGATAAGTCGGGAAATAAGAGTGTGCGTACAATTAAAGTTGTAAAATAG
- a CDS encoding SH3 domain-containing protein, with protein sequence MKKMGRAILVSTGILVGTTSISCPNIGMEVSKASAAVVNIKTKYQTTANLNLRQGAGTTYKTLLTIPKGKIITATQRNGNWYKVTYSSKTGWVSGTYLKEYYKYNAQSTAYYFTNKTTKLYPTADTKKAAVYTVVANNGFSSTQNVVNSVGKTWFRVSYNGKTLYVNSADVTKNVVATFAQTKYKAIKSTSLYQTYGVSSKVLTSIPSGTIISSTKRIGNWYYVTLSGKTGYVYINNFSKVNEIKYETTSTAYYFTKSVTNLYATPDPAKPVVATVNGENGFASTQKATDVAGKIWYQVNYNGQNLYVKSEDVTASSFTTFTATNYKALNSTYLFESYGDASKQVTQIPKDTVISINKKIGNWYSVTYKGTPGYVKVTDFGKYETPLVDDTNKVTVTDITDTTYITTSDLNLRQTYDASSSLLTVVPVNIVLIATDKASNNWYKVSYNGKTGYVSGSFIEQVKTGDPMTSRDSYQFIDLRTPSPVTAAQINNYVASNVKSGAKSILTGQGQLFVDAGKKYGVNALYLAAHAIHESGFGTSQISLGKNNLFGFGSYDITPFVASYKFMSVQENVEYIARSIKSTYLNPTNWKYNGPYLGFSTKDMSNKRIDAASEGMNFYYATDPNWGKLIAQHMQKILPFAKAYYDKAQPNTVIPGNPPTPVGSDVFPVNIQAVAKGNIDLYNAKGDATKVKSITAGTAFLLLEKTNDYWVKLSIDGNVYWTSSIKFNSYTQTLSVKNLGRITGDVNIRSSATTTENNIIAVLPLNKYVSIVTNTDGTLTMDSTKKWYKIQLENGSYGWVSSSYVKQELK encoded by the coding sequence ATGAAAAAAATGGGAAGAGCAATTTTGGTATCAACGGGTATTTTAGTTGGAACCACCAGTATTTCCTGTCCTAATATTGGCATGGAAGTTTCAAAAGCGAGTGCAGCAGTCGTAAATATTAAAACGAAATATCAAACAACTGCAAATCTTAATTTAAGACAGGGTGCAGGTACAACTTATAAAACACTTTTGACGATTCCGAAAGGAAAAATAATTACAGCTACACAAAGAAATGGTAATTGGTACAAAGTGACATACAGTTCAAAAACCGGCTGGGTAAGTGGTACTTATTTAAAAGAATATTATAAATACAATGCTCAAAGTACTGCTTATTATTTTACAAATAAAACTACTAAGCTATATCCAACAGCTGATACAAAAAAGGCAGCAGTATACACTGTAGTTGCTAACAATGGGTTTAGCAGTACTCAAAATGTAGTTAATAGTGTCGGTAAAACTTGGTTCCGCGTCAGTTATAATGGTAAAACATTATATGTAAATAGTGCAGATGTTACAAAAAACGTAGTTGCCACGTTTGCTCAAACAAAATATAAGGCAATTAAGAGTACAAGTTTGTATCAAACATACGGCGTTTCATCTAAAGTTTTAACAAGTATTCCAAGTGGTACGATCATTTCATCAACTAAGCGAATTGGTAATTGGTATTACGTTACTCTTAGTGGAAAAACGGGTTATGTTTACATTAACAATTTTTCAAAGGTCAATGAGATAAAATACGAAACGACAAGTACTGCATATTATTTTACAAAATCGGTTACGAATTTATACGCAACTCCAGATCCTGCAAAACCTGTAGTTGCAACAGTAAATGGAGAGAATGGTTTTGCTTCGACTCAAAAAGCAACAGATGTAGCAGGCAAGATATGGTACCAAGTTAATTACAATGGACAAAACCTTTATGTTAAGAGCGAAGACGTAACTGCAAGTAGCTTCACGACATTTACTGCAACTAATTATAAAGCGCTTAACTCAACTTATCTGTTTGAATCATACGGCGATGCATCTAAACAAGTTACTCAAATACCAAAGGATACAGTTATTTCAATAAATAAAAAAATTGGCAATTGGTATAGTGTAACTTATAAAGGTACGCCTGGATATGTAAAAGTAACTGATTTTGGTAAATATGAGACCCCTTTAGTTGATGATACTAATAAAGTAACAGTGACTGATATAACGGATACGACTTATATTACGACTTCGGATTTGAATTTACGCCAAACGTATGATGCTTCATCTTCTTTGCTTACGGTTGTACCGGTTAACATCGTTTTAATCGCAACTGATAAAGCGTCAAACAATTGGTACAAGGTTAGCTATAATGGTAAAACAGGATACGTCTCTGGTTCATTTATCGAGCAAGTAAAAACAGGAGACCCGATGACATCAAGAGATAGCTATCAATTTATCGATCTGCGTACACCATCGCCTGTCACAGCAGCACAAATCAATAATTATGTTGCTAGTAATGTGAAAAGTGGTGCTAAAAGTATTCTGACTGGACAAGGGCAATTATTTGTAGATGCTGGAAAAAAATATGGAGTAAATGCACTTTACTTAGCAGCCCATGCTATACATGAAAGTGGATTTGGTACTTCTCAAATTTCATTAGGAAAAAATAATCTATTTGGTTTTGGTTCATATGATATAACTCCATTCGTGGCATCATATAAATTTATGAGTGTACAAGAAAATGTTGAGTATATTGCACGATCAATTAAATCGACATACTTAAATCCAACTAACTGGAAGTATAATGGACCGTATCTTGGTTTTAGTACGAAAGATATGAGTAATAAAAGAATTGATGCGGCAAGCGAAGGGATGAATTTCTATTATGCAACTGATCCAAACTGGGGTAAATTGATTGCACAGCATATGCAAAAAATACTTCCGTTTGCTAAAGCATACTATGATAAAGCTCAGCCAAATACTGTGATTCCTGGTAACCCACCTACTCCGGTTGGAAGCGATGTATTCCCAGTTAATATCCAAGCAGTTGCAAAAGGAAACATCGATCTATACAATGCAAAGGGAGATGCGACTAAAGTAAAATCAATTACTGCAGGAACGGCTTTCCTTTTACTTGAAAAAACAAATGATTATTGGGTGAAATTATCGATAGATGGAAACGTTTATTGGACAAGTAGTATCAAGTTTAATTCATATACTCAAACCTTATCGGTTAAAAATTTAGGGAGAATTACAGGTGATGTAAACATTCGCTCATCTGCCACAACAACCGAAAACAATATAATTGCGGTATTGCCCCTTAATAAATACGTAAGTATCGTTACAAATACTGATGGAACTTTAACAATGGATAGCACAAAAAAATGGTATAAAATCCAATTAGAAAACGGTAGCTATGGTTGGGTTTCTTCAAGTTATGTGAAACAAGAATTAAAATAA
- a CDS encoding lysozyme family protein translates to MLKFIKRLLLFTLLMAVVGLFAIYRYYFQGVLKYESQVYTELKTANLEEYTPLLLGLMMQETKGKGKDPMQASESLGLAKDSIQDTSKSVQQGVAHFKDVYSYGKKQGVDLATIIQSYNMGIAYINFVKMHGGKHTKQLAKTYSLSMVDTNPELYTCNNNKKNFRYPYCYGDFTYSEKVMKKAKYFEILVPLKHNIVGKP, encoded by the coding sequence ATGTTGAAATTTATTAAAAGACTTCTTTTATTTACACTTCTTATGGCAGTTGTTGGTTTATTTGCCATATATCGCTACTATTTCCAAGGCGTTTTGAAGTATGAATCTCAAGTTTATACCGAATTGAAGACCGCTAATCTAGAAGAATATACTCCTTTACTTCTAGGACTCATGATGCAGGAAACAAAGGGGAAGGGTAAAGATCCAATGCAGGCTTCAGAATCACTTGGACTTGCTAAGGATAGTATTCAAGATACTTCGAAGAGTGTTCAACAAGGAGTAGCTCATTTTAAAGACGTATATTCCTACGGTAAGAAGCAAGGTGTTGATTTAGCCACTATAATTCAAAGTTATAATATGGGGATTGCTTATATTAACTTTGTAAAAATGCATGGTGGTAAACATACTAAGCAACTTGCTAAAACTTACTCTCTATCGATGGTGGATACGAATCCCGAGCTTTATACATGTAACAATAATAAGAAAAATTTTAGATATCCATATTGTTATGGTGATTTCACATATAGTGAAAAGGTAATGAAGAAAGCCAAGTATTTCGAGATTTTAGTTCCGTTAAAACATAATATTGTAGGAAAGCCATAG
- a CDS encoding YARHG domain-containing protein: MAYETENKVESRSEHRKIKSNEQKVDGNNRYFPLMFLIAGVLVIVATAIFYVYPKIMNEGNMHPNNEATKAVANKETKKVTKKEKKTEAKSGDVAKKTASKETSAAKEENKSKGYIIPNSNLRKLTNGDLSKLTSSELRLARNEIYARHGFVFQSSDLTIYFTSKSWYSPNPAYNGALSDVEKYNLNLIKSKE, translated from the coding sequence TTGGCTTATGAGACGGAAAACAAAGTTGAAAGTCGATCAGAACATCGGAAAATTAAAAGTAACGAACAAAAGGTAGATGGAAATAATCGTTATTTTCCATTAATGTTTCTAATAGCTGGAGTGCTAGTAATCGTAGCCACAGCAATTTTTTATGTTTATCCGAAAATAATGAATGAAGGAAATATGCATCCAAATAATGAAGCTACAAAAGCTGTAGCCAATAAAGAGACGAAAAAAGTTACAAAGAAAGAAAAGAAAACTGAAGCAAAATCTGGGGATGTTGCTAAAAAAACTGCTTCTAAAGAAACAAGCGCAGCTAAAGAAGAGAATAAATCAAAAGGTTATATTATTCCAAATAGCAATCTTAGAAAATTAACAAATGGAGATTTAAGCAAATTAACTTCAAGTGAGTTACGATTAGCGAGAAATGAAATTTATGCAAGACATGGTTTTGTATTTCAATCGAGTGACTTGACGATTTATTTCACTTCAAAATCGTGGTATAGTCCTAATCCAGCATATAATGGTGCTTTAAGTGATGTGGAAAAATATAATTTAAATTTAATTAAATCGAAAGAATAG
- a CDS encoding accessory Sec system S-layer assembly protein, translated as MLSSIKRLLQKGKDSTVSSSDLLQQPSTDQAVQVEENELSDVFPKISFHPLMHIEDERRYVYQFLNNELAPLKPNQLSLSAIELEANEDGSATVTAFVRNSLEKAVHLEDAILLLISEEGEILGKKGFKLEELGDMPPCSSRPWHFVFEREFLLKEDLPEKGFELAFDLSKTIHRLDIDPTWEGRLTEEQVTELSNLVNTLPKLRVNEVSLHALRANYNDDGNLAVNILVRNGSTTAVNLELLPLEMLNEKGEIIAKGLFTLPPLTIQANTSKPWTFIFPQELVEIQAFSQWSIRVPDQEVI; from the coding sequence ATGTTATCATCGATTAAGCGTTTATTACAAAAAGGCAAAGATTCAACAGTTTCATCGAGTGATTTATTGCAACAACCATCTACTGATCAAGCAGTTCAAGTTGAAGAGAATGAACTGAGTGATGTTTTTCCTAAAATATCATTTCATCCACTGATGCATATTGAAGATGAAAGACGATATGTTTATCAGTTTTTAAATAATGAACTTGCTCCTTTAAAGCCAAATCAATTGTCATTATCTGCAATCGAGCTTGAAGCTAATGAAGATGGCAGTGCAACGGTTACAGCTTTCGTTCGAAATAGTTTAGAAAAGGCAGTTCATTTAGAAGATGCAATCCTTTTATTAATTAGCGAAGAAGGAGAAATTTTAGGTAAAAAAGGATTCAAATTAGAAGAACTTGGAGACATGCCTCCTTGCAGTAGTCGCCCATGGCACTTTGTGTTTGAAAGAGAATTTTTACTAAAAGAAGACTTGCCGGAAAAAGGATTCGAATTAGCCTTTGACTTGTCAAAAACAATTCATAGATTAGATATAGATCCAACATGGGAAGGTCGACTTACAGAAGAACAAGTCACTGAATTAAGCAACCTAGTAAATACTTTACCTAAATTACGTGTAAATGAAGTAAGCTTACATGCTTTACGCGCTAACTATAATGATGATGGAAATTTAGCTGTAAATATTTTAGTTAGAAATGGTTCCACAACAGCAGTAAATCTAGAGTTACTACCATTAGAAATGTTAAATGAAAAGGGCGAAATAATTGCAAAAGGTTTATTCACTCTACCACCATTAACAATTCAAGCAAATACAAGTAAACCATGGACATTTATCTTCCCACAGGAACTAGTTGAAATCCAAGCATTTTCTCAATGGTCAATTAGAGTGCCAGACCAGGAAGTAATTTAA